In Musa acuminata AAA Group cultivar baxijiao chromosome BXJ2-10, Cavendish_Baxijiao_AAA, whole genome shotgun sequence, a genomic segment contains:
- the LOC103969620 gene encoding cyclin-D3-1 isoform X2 has translation MSPCFDCSSSTLLCAEDNDSILGFDDEEEKVGHRLSWVPEPKRCDFYGDLLVDFPLQSDEFLSLLVKREPEHLPREDYGERLRSGTLEPSIRRDAIDWMWKVHAYYNFGPLSAYLSVNYFDRFLSECELPQGKTWMTRLLSVACLSLAAKMEKTDVPQSPDLQDGEAKYVFEARAIMRMELMVLNTLKWRMQAVTPFSFIDFFLHKFNGDDVPNQSSIVRSSELILSTTRGIDFLAFRPSVTAAAIALLVLGEIQNVDVQKALSCCSHVAKEGVLECYEVIQDKVLMRKQSAKDVSPSASSVPQSPIGVLDAPCLSYKSDDATVVSHATCLGPSPASKRRKISR, from the exons ATGAGTCCATGCTTTGACTGCTCTTCCTCTACCCTCCTCTGCGCTGAGGACAATGACAGCATCCTGGGCTTcgatgatgaggaggagaaggtcgGGCATAGGCTGAGTTGGGTTCCTGAACCAAAAAGGTGCGATTTTTATGGGGATTTGCTCGTGGATTTCCCCCTGCAGTCGGATGAGTTCTTGAGCTTGTTGGTCAAGAGAGAGCCGGAGCATCTGCCGAGGGAGGACTACGGCGAGAGGCTTCGGTCAGGGACATTAGAACCTTCCATCAGGAGAGATGCTATTGATTGGATGTGGAAG GTTCATGCCTATTACAATTTTGGACCACTGAGTGCCTATTTATCTGTCAATTACTTTGATCGGTTCCTCTCGGAATGTGAACTccca CAAGGCAAGACATGGATGACACGACTATTATCTGTGGCCTGCCTATCTTTGGCTGCCAAGATGGAGAAAACTGATGTCCCTCAGTCCCCAGATTTACAG GATGGTGAGGCAAAGTATGTGTTTGAAGCTAGGGCCATTATGAGAATGGAGCTGATGGTGCTGAACACCCTCAAATGGAGGATGCAAGCTGTGACTCCTTTCTCATTCATAGATTTCTTTCTTCACAAGTTCAATGGTGACGATGTACCTAACCAGTCATCGATCGTTCGGTCCTCCGAACTCATCTTGAGCACAACTAGAG GCATTGATTTCTTAGCATTCAGGCCTTCGGTGACTGCTGCGGCCATTGCGCTGTtggttttgggagaaatccaGAATGTGGATGTTCAGAAGGCCTTGTCTTGTTGCTCCCATGTTGCAAAG GAAGGAGTGTTGGAATGCTATGAAGTGATTCAAGACAAAGTATTGATGAGGAAGCAGTCAGCTAAAGATGTTAGCCCATCAGCATCCTCTGTGCCACAAAGCCCAATTGGGGTGTTGGATGCTCCATGCCTGAGCTACAAGAGTGATGATGCAACTGTTGTGTCACATGCAACTTGTCTTGGTCCTTCTCCAGCTAGCAAGAGGAGGAAAATAAGCAGATGA
- the LOC103969620 gene encoding cyclin-D3-1 isoform X1, protein MSPCFDCSSSTLLCAEDNDSILGFDDEEEKVGHRLSWVPEPKRCDFYGDLLVDFPLQSDEFLSLLVKREPEHLPREDYGERLRSGTLEPSIRRDAIDWMWKVHAYYNFGPLSAYLSVNYFDRFLSECELPQGKTWMTRLLSVACLSLAAKMEKTDVPQSPDLQDGEAKYVFEARAIMRMELMVLNTLKWRMQAVTPFSFIDFFLHKFNGDDVPNQSSIVRSSELILSTTRGIDFLAFRPSVTAAAIALLVLGEIQNVDVQKALSCCSHVAKQEGVLECYEVIQDKVLMRKQSAKDVSPSASSVPQSPIGVLDAPCLSYKSDDATVVSHATCLGPSPASKRRKISR, encoded by the exons ATGAGTCCATGCTTTGACTGCTCTTCCTCTACCCTCCTCTGCGCTGAGGACAATGACAGCATCCTGGGCTTcgatgatgaggaggagaaggtcgGGCATAGGCTGAGTTGGGTTCCTGAACCAAAAAGGTGCGATTTTTATGGGGATTTGCTCGTGGATTTCCCCCTGCAGTCGGATGAGTTCTTGAGCTTGTTGGTCAAGAGAGAGCCGGAGCATCTGCCGAGGGAGGACTACGGCGAGAGGCTTCGGTCAGGGACATTAGAACCTTCCATCAGGAGAGATGCTATTGATTGGATGTGGAAG GTTCATGCCTATTACAATTTTGGACCACTGAGTGCCTATTTATCTGTCAATTACTTTGATCGGTTCCTCTCGGAATGTGAACTccca CAAGGCAAGACATGGATGACACGACTATTATCTGTGGCCTGCCTATCTTTGGCTGCCAAGATGGAGAAAACTGATGTCCCTCAGTCCCCAGATTTACAG GATGGTGAGGCAAAGTATGTGTTTGAAGCTAGGGCCATTATGAGAATGGAGCTGATGGTGCTGAACACCCTCAAATGGAGGATGCAAGCTGTGACTCCTTTCTCATTCATAGATTTCTTTCTTCACAAGTTCAATGGTGACGATGTACCTAACCAGTCATCGATCGTTCGGTCCTCCGAACTCATCTTGAGCACAACTAGAG GCATTGATTTCTTAGCATTCAGGCCTTCGGTGACTGCTGCGGCCATTGCGCTGTtggttttgggagaaatccaGAATGTGGATGTTCAGAAGGCCTTGTCTTGTTGCTCCCATGTTGCAAAG CAGGAAGGAGTGTTGGAATGCTATGAAGTGATTCAAGACAAAGTATTGATGAGGAAGCAGTCAGCTAAAGATGTTAGCCCATCAGCATCCTCTGTGCCACAAAGCCCAATTGGGGTGTTGGATGCTCCATGCCTGAGCTACAAGAGTGATGATGCAACTGTTGTGTCACATGCAACTTGTCTTGGTCCTTCTCCAGCTAGCAAGAGGAGGAAAATAAGCAGATGA